One Triticum dicoccoides isolate Atlit2015 ecotype Zavitan chromosome 5B, WEW_v2.0, whole genome shotgun sequence genomic window carries:
- the LOC119311884 gene encoding disease resistance protein Pik-2-like: MDLVAAGRGEAIKWLLNKLGALLAEDYTLTRGVRRDIQYITDELGAMQAFIGDLFCMEPHGHDLLTRDWLKQIHEVTYDVEDCVDDFAHRLHHNPTTDLCCYSFTASKVYEVWTWWPRHEVASTLSELKMRVQQIGERCIQCSFDNPKTSSDRPGEAAIGFNAAENQQTRLVLVRTKTPVGVERDMEMLGKWMLTAEGPAETIAQQLPSNSTVVPVEEPNADPTNHGVLCIVGLAGAGKTTIARSLYENFSDQFDRRAMVTVSQKSDVEAVLRSILYQIMPQVREGTRQQRWWDTSHGSIGGSTLKKACDRLQTLKLQKLKKELKEHLEKYSYLLVLDDVCSTDMLELIKKSLPKSEKGSRVIVTSRFQAVASASVRNKGDYLYKAVILSTDKSEELFMDIMAEAKGCQEQQDKSKIIPEHWEMCMRLPLAIVIMAGYVACNPHISDWKQVFKDLVPDYLKPLSHDGLMCIIDNCYFDMPLEIKRCSLYLSIFPSGLQNSRKRLLRKWISEALVSEKQGLSVEEVAETCFNHLIKRQIIRAVKHSSNGKVKTYEVHHMIHEYLVCKAGEENFLTVVGGQWLVAPPSNMVRRLSLQSDGLKTESAKNNMNLSHVRSLSVFGTLNGLLSKPQKLRIVQHLDLEGCTDFKQEHTKVVCELFLLKHLSLRRTDITKLPKEIGKLQYLETLDIRETGITKLPKTICQLEKVKNILGGNKKTRKALKLPVDMKKKPIKSLCVLSGIEIVEGPSSVADIRQLTKLRKLVIYKLNIKNEGKLFDELRFSIEDLCGYSLQTLVIDDGSAGFLSSWGCLSSPPNFLNALELSCKLQAKVVNLPKWIIELDALTKLTLSVGMLSSDALVQLSQLRKLFSLTFSLDDAEQGLESEATCR, from the exons ATCACCGACGAGCTCGGCGCTATGCAGGCGTTCATTGGCGACCTCTTCTGCATGGAGCCCCACGGCCACGACCTCCTAACAAGGGATTGGCTCAAGCAGATCCATGAGGTCACCTACGACGTCGAGGACTGCGTCGACGACTTCGCCCACCGGCTGCATCACAACCCCACCACCGATCTTTGCTGCTACTCGTTTACCGCCTCCAAAGTCTATGAGGTTTGGACGTGGTGGCCTCGCCACGAAGTAGCTTCTACTTTATCTGAACTCAAGATGCGGGTGCAGCAAATCGGTGAGCGGTGCATCCAGTGCAGCTTCGACAACCCAAAGACCAGCAGCGACAGGCCTGGTGAAGCTGCCATTGGGTTCAACGCTGCAGAGAATCAGCAGACAAGGCTTGTGCTTGTTAGAACCAAGACACCCGTGGGAGTTGAAAGGGACATGGAGATGCTTGGGAAATGGATGCTGACAGCTGAGGGGCCGGCAGAGACCATTGCACAGCAACTTCCAAGCAATAGCACCGTTGTCCCTGTGGAAGAACCTAATGCAGATCCAACAAACCATGGTGTGCTGTGCATAGTCGGATTGGCAGGGGCCGGCAAGACCACAATAGCCAGATCATTATATGAAAACTTCAGTGATCAGTTTGACCGCAGGGCGATGGTCACAGTGTCACAGAAATCTGATGTAGAGGCAGTACTAAGGAGTATACTCTACCAGATCATGCCACAGGTTAGAGAAGGTACCAGGCAGCAGCGGTGGTGGGACACATCTCATGGTAGTATTGGGGGCAGCACCTTGAAGAAAGCATGTGATAGACTACAAACGTTGAAACTTCAAAAACTCAAGAAAGAGCTTAAGGAGCACTTAGAGAAATACAG TTACCTGCTCGTGCTGGATGATGTTTGTTCTACTGATATGTTGGAGCTGATAAAGAAGTCACTGCCTAAAAGTGAGAAAGGTAGCAGAGTAATTGTTACGTCAAGGTTCCAGGCTGTTGCCAGTGCTTCTGTAAGGAATAAAGGTGATTATCTTTACAAGGCTGTAATCCTCAGCACGGACAAATCTGAAGAATTATTTATGGACATCATGGCTGAAGCTAAAGGTTGCCAGGAACAGCAAGATAAGAGCAAAATTATACCTGAACACTGGGAAATGTGCATGAGGCTGCCATTGGCGATAGTTATCATGGCTGGATATGTTGCCTGCAACCCTCATATTTCTGACTGGAAACAAGTTTTTAAGGATCTGGTACCAGACTATCTGAAACCTCTTTCCCATGATGGATTAATGTGCATTATTGATAATTGCTATTTTGATATGCCACTTGAGATCAAAAGATGCTCTCTATATCTCAGTATATTTCCAAGCGGTTTGCAAAATAGCAGGAAACGCCTCTTAAGAAAATGGATCTCAGAAGCTCTTGTCAGTGAGAAACAAGGATTGAGCGTAGAAGAGGTCGCAGAAACATGCTTCAATCATTTGATAAAGAGACAGATAATTCGAGCTGTGAAGCACAGTAGCAATGGAAAGGTGAAGACCTATGAAGTTCATCACATGATACATGAGTATCTTGTGTGCAAGGCGGGTGAAGAAAATTTTCTCACTGTGGTTGGTGGCCAGTGGTTGGTGGCACCGCCCAGTAATATGGTTCGCCGTTTGTCACTTCAGAGTGATGGTTTGAAGACTGAGAGTGCAAAAAATAACATGAACCTATCCCATGTGCGATCGTTGAGCGTATTTGGTACTTTGAATGGGTTGCTTTCCAAGCCACAAAAGTTGAGAATTGTGCAACATTTGGATCTTGAAGGCTGTACAGATTTCAAACAAGAACACACAAAAGTTGTTTGTGAACTTTTTCTTCTCAAGCACCTCAGCCTCCGCAGAACAGACATCACAAAGCTTCCTAAAGAGATAGGGAAACTTCAGTATTTAGAGACCCTTGACATCAGGGAAACTGGTATTACAAAGTTACCCAAAACTATTTGCCAGCTGGAAAAGGTGAAGAATATACTTGGCGGGAACAAAAAGACACGGAAGGCATTGAAGCTTCCTGTGGATATGAAGAAGAAGCCAATAAAATCCCTCTGTGTACTGTCAGGCATCGAAATTGTCGAAGGACCATCTTCAGTAGCAGATATCCGTCAGCTGACCAAGCTGAGGAAGCTTGTAATCTACAAGTTGAACATCAAGAATGAGGGTAAACTTTTCGATGAATTGAGGTTCTCCATTGAAGATCTTTGTGGCTACTCGCTCCAAACCCTTGTAATTGATGATGGGTCTGCTGGTTTTCTCAGCTCATGGGGTTGTCTCTCCTCCCCGCCCAATTTTCTGAATGCCCTTGAGCTGTCTTGCAAACTGCAGGCGAAAGTGGTTAATCTCCCAAAATGGATCATTGAACTGGACGCACTGACAAAGCTAACCCTCTCAGTCGGGATGCTTAGCTCAGATGCTTTGGTGCAACTTAGCCAGCTGAGGAAGCTGTTCTCTCTCACATTTTCTCTTGATGACGCAGAACAGGGTCTAGAATCGGAAGCCACTTGCAGATAG